The window CGATCCTCGGCGCGATCGCCGCAGGCTGGGTCGTGCTGCTGGGCGTATTCCTCTACGTCGGGTTCAACGCGAATGACCCCGGCCTGCCGCTGCTGTTGTTCCTCCTGCTGGTGGGTGTCGCGGTCGTCGGGTTGCTGATGGTCGTCATGCGGGCGCTGCTGCGGCAGGCCACGAACCTGCACACCGACATGCAAGCGGTGATCTGATGCCCATCGTCGTCCGCATCGACGTCGAGTTGGCGAAACGGAAGATGAGCGTCGGGGAGTTCGCCGAACGCGTCGGCCTCACCCCCGCGAACGTGGCGGTGCTGAAGAACGGCCGCGCGAAAGCGGTGCGGTTCAGCACGTTGGAAGCGATGTGCCGGGTGCTCGGCTGTCAGCCGGGCGACCTCCTCGAGTGGGTCGAAGACGGAGAGGAAGCGTTATGAAGCTGTTTTTCCTTGCCTTGGTGGGCGCGCTCGCGATTGCGGTCGGCGTGTTCGGGGTCGTGCACGGCGAGGCCGACGACTCGCCGGGGCTGCAGTTGATCGGCGCGCTGATCGTCGTCGCGACGTTGGTGTACGGCGTGCGCACCGTTCGCCGCAGCCGGTAGGTTCTAGAACACGTTCCAAAACGCCGCGTCGAGCCGGTAACGTCATCGCCCGTGAAATGGACACTGGCAGCGGCGCTAGTTCCGGCCGGACAGCTTCTCGACCTCGCTCGCGCAGCCGAAGAAAACGGCTACAACTCGCTCGCCCTCCCCGACTCGGTGTTCTACCCGGAACAGGTGTCGGCCAAGTATCCGTACACGAAGGACGGCAGCCGGTTCTGGCCGGCGGAGACCGAGTTCATCGATCCGTTCGTGGCGATTCCTGCGATGGCGGCCGTCACCACCCAGCTCGAGTTCCACACCAACGTCTACAAACTCCCCCTGCGTGACCCGCTGCTGACGGCCAAGCAGGTGGCGTCGATCGCGGTGATGTCGGACAACCGGTTCGCGTTCGGCGTCGGGCTGTCGTGGATTCCGGAGGAGTTCCGGTTCACCCACACCGAGATGCGCACGCGCGGGGCTCGCACCGACGAGGCGATCGAGATCATCAAGGCGGTGTGCGCGGGCAAGGGACCGGAGTGGGTGGAGTACCACGGGCGCCACTATGACTTCGACCGGCTGATGATCTCCCCCGCGCCGACCCGGCCGGTGCGGATCTTCGTCGGTGGGCACAGCGAACCGGCGCTGGCCCGCACCGCTCGCATCGGCGACGGCTGGATCTCGGTGAACACCTCGCCGAACAAGATCATCGCGGCCTGCGAACGGCTCGCGGCGCTCCGCGCCGAGTACGGCCGGGACGACGAGCCGTTCGAAATCATCGCCGGGCCGGTCGGTGACGTCAGCCGGGACGACTACCGGCGTCTGGAGGAGGCCGGGGTCACCGAGTGCCAGGCCGCGCCCTGGTGGCAGTACGGCGTCCCGCTGGACGACCGGGCCGGCATGATCGACGCGGCCCGCCGCTTCGCGGACGAAGTGATCGCGACCTACTGACCAGCCGCCCGGCCAGCGACGGCCGGCTCGGCCTAGCGGCGGCCCGACCCGACCGGGCACGGGCGCAGTCCGGCCGGCCGCACGGACACGGACGACCGACTAGGCCTGAGCGGCGGCCCGCTCGGGCTGGGCGGCCGGCTCGACCGGGACGGCCGCCTCCAGGCGGGCAGCAGTCGGGACCGCGCCCTCGGGACGGGCAGCGGTTGGGGCCGCCGGGTCGGCCAGGGTGGCCGCTTCAACCTCGGCCCTGGTCAGCGCCGGATCGGGGCCGGTCGGTGCGGTGACAGCAACCGGGGCCGTGGTACCGCCGGCCACCCGGGCCTGCGCGGCGCGGAACTCCGGTAACGGACCGGTCGCGCGGTGCAGGCCGTTGACCGCCAGCCACAGGGCCGACCGGCGGGCGCGCAGCGTCACGCGGTTCGGCGGCTGGTAGAGCGCCAGCTTCTGCGCCCAGCGCGGGAGCATGTCGCGGGCCGCCCAGTCCATGAACGCGCTGCCGGGCTGCCACGGCGGAACCTTGCTGTCGCGGAGGTTCGGGCCGGTGCCGAACGCCTTGATCGGCGTCACGGCCAGGCGCGGGAGGTAGGACTCCAGGCACTCGGCCACCTCGCCCTTGGTGGCGGGCAGGTCGGTGCCGCCGAGTGCCTCACCGACCCGGACGAACTCGCGGTAGTAGCGCTCGAGGTCGTCGCCGCGCAGCGGAGTGCGGTGGTAACGCTCGTGTGCGGTGGCCAGGCCCCACACCACGGTCGCATAGTTCCACCGCAGCCAGTCGGGGTCGTCGGCGTCGTAGGGCAGGCCGTCCGGCCGGACGCCCTTGACCGTGTGGTGCATCGCGCGCACGGTGCGGGCCAGGTTCTCCGCGGTGCGGGTGGTGCCGTAGGCGGTGCCGATGAAGAACGCGACCGAGTGGCCGAGCCGGACGGCGGCGCCCTCCGGGTCGACGTTGCCGGTGGGCACCCCGTCCACCCGTTCGACCAGCCGCGAGTGGTCGTACCCCATCCAGCTGATGCTCGGGTCGAGCCCTTCGATGTACGCGGCGGCGACCAGGCCGAGGATCAGCGTCGGCAGGTGCGAGTGGACGTACCAGACCGCGCTGTCCGGGCCGAACCACCCCGGGTCGCCTTCGGGCTCGCGGAACTCCATCCCGCGGAAGAACTTCGACCGGATGTCGGCGTCGAACGAGCGCTCGAACCGCTCCGCGACCAGGTTGCCCATCGGTGTCCTCACCTTCTGGATACGACCGTAGCCAGACTAGCCACCTGGTTACGACTGTGTCCAGACTTGCTACGGTTGGCGGCATGCCGAACGTCCCCACCCGATGGGCCGGCGTGCCCGCGGCGGGCCGGAAGGCCGAACGCCGCGCGATGCTCGTGCAGGCGGGTTTCCGCCTGTTCGGCGAGGACGGCGAAGGCGCGCTGACGGTCCGGGCCGTGTGCCGGAGCGCGGAGCTGCATACGCGCTACTTCTACGAGAGCTTCGCCGACACCGGGGAGCTGTTGGCCGCGGTCTACGACGAGCAGGCCGCCGCGCTCGGCGACGTCCTGGCCGGCGCGCTGGCGGACGCCGGGCCGGGCACCGAGGCGCGGACGCGCGCCGGCATCCGCAGCGTCCTGCAGTTCATCAGCGACGATCCTCGCCGCGGTCGTGTGCTGTTCGCGGTGGCCGAGTCGCTGGCCGCGCGCCGCCGGGCCGCGGAGACGAGCCTGCTGGAGGGGCTGATCGCGATGAGCGGCGTCCACAGCCCGTCGCTGCCGGTGCTGGTCGCCGCGACGATGTTCACCGGCGCGATGACCGAACTGGCCCAGCAGTGGGCCGACGGACTGCTCGGCACCGACCTCGACGCGGTCGTCGACAGTGCGGTCGATCTCGCGCTGGCCCTGGCCCGCCGCCCCCTGGACGTCTAAGAACGCGGCCCTAGGACGCGGGCCACGCCGCTGCGGGCGCACGGGTGCACCCCAGCCGCGCCGCGCACCGCCGGCCCTCCGCGGGCATGCGGACGCATCAGCGCGCCCTCGCGCGCGGCCGCGCCGCACCCCTGGGTCCCCACGCGATGGCGGACGCGCGTCAGCGCACCTCGCGCGGGGCCGCGCCGCGCCCCGCAGCGGGCACCCCGGGCCACGTCGCGCCCCGCAGCGGGCACCCCGAGCCACGTCGCGCCCTGCGCACCCCGGGCCACGTCGCGCCCTGCGCACCCCGGGCCACGCCGCGCGGGCGGGCGGGCGAGCGCGTCAGTGCACCGCGGACCGGACCCGACCGCGCTGCGCTATCAGCGCCCCCAACACCACCCCGGCCGCGATACCGAGGCTGCACCGGATCACCGCACCGGCCACGAACGTCCCGGCGTCGTAGCCCCATACCGCGCCGGCGAGGGTCCCGGCCGCGACCGCGGCCCAGAAGCGCCCCGGCGCCGGCCCGGGCTCGCCGCCCTCCGGCAGGCGGCGCAACAGCATCCCGAGCAGGACGAGGCCGAGCACGGCCCCGAGCAGGGTGCTGCTCTGCTGTGCGAGTTTCGCGCCGGTCGCGGTGTATCCGAGCACGTCGTGCGTCTCGCGGAGCCACGGCACGGTCCGCGCGCCCCAGCGGCCAGCGTGCGTGAACGAGTCCCAGAATACGTGGGTGAGTGCCCCGATCAGCGCGCTGACCACGGTCATCAGCAGCGGCGGACGCCGGGAGCCGATCGCACCGAGGCGCCGCAGCGGCAGGCTGGGCAGCGAGGGCAGGTAGCCCGCGACCGTCGGCGCGACCCGCCTCAGCACTATGGCCGCGACCACCGCGACCGGCACGGCCCGGAGCACGTTCACCGGCCCGTGGAAATCGACCGCGAAGCGGGACCCCTCCAGGGCATAGGACCAGTCGGGCGCCATCGAGCCCAGCGCGAGCGCCGTGCCGTCGAACCACCGCGGGCGTCCGAGCTTCAGCGCGAAGACCGGTACCTGGTGAGCCAGGTACGTCAGCGGCACCGGGCGCTACCGGTCAGCGCTGCTCGACGTGGATCCGGACACCGCCGTTCTCGTCCACCCATCCCTTGCGGGTGGCGTGGCCGATCATCGTGTCGAACCCGTCCCGCCAGCCGATCTCCGTGACCACCGGCCCGGCCAGCTCGACGAGCGTCTCGGCGGGCACGACAAGGTGATCCCGGTCGGCCCACCGCCCCACCCGGGCGGCTTCGGCCTCGGCAGTGGGGCCTTCGAGGATGAGCGAGAGCGTGGTGAAGTCCCGCGGAGCGTCGAGGATGACGCCGGAGGCGGAGGCGCGGAGGAGCATGGTTGTTCCTTCCAGGTCCGACCTGTAACACATCGGTGCAGGAAGTATGTCAGTAAGCAAAAATGCCCGGTTCGGGGGGACCCGCGCGGCTGGCTGTCTCGCATGTGGACTGCGACGATGGGCCCATGCCGCGGCGCAGGTACTGGCTCTCGTACGTCTACGTGCTGGTCGGCGCGTTGCTGCTGTTCAGCGGGTTCGTCCTGCTCTACCCGGTCCGGCACGTCGAGGGTTTCGCGACCGAGCTGCGGATCAGCATCGGGTCGAACCTCATCGACCTGGTGCTCGCGGTGCTCGTGCTGCAGCCGCTGGTGCTCTCGCTCAACCGGAACGCGGTGCGGTGGCGCAACCGCCTCGACTACCGCGACGTCATCCGCCGCATCAATAAGGCCGAGGACCGCGTCGACCTCTGGAAGTACTGGACCGGGCTCCTCGAACCACCGCACCGGCAGGCGTTCGTCACCGCGGTCCGCGCGGCGCTGGACCGCGGTGTGCGGTTCCGGATCCTGCTCACCGACCCGTCGTGCCCGGATGCCGCGGAACGCGCACGGCAGGTCGCCCCCACCGACGCCGTGACCGCGATGCGCCAGAACATCGAGCAGCTCGCGGAGCTCACTGCGGAGTTACCGTCCCGGAATGCGGAGCTGTTCGG is drawn from Cryptosporangium aurantiacum and contains these coding sequences:
- a CDS encoding TIGR03619 family F420-dependent LLM class oxidoreductase yields the protein MKWTLAAALVPAGQLLDLARAAEENGYNSLALPDSVFYPEQVSAKYPYTKDGSRFWPAETEFIDPFVAIPAMAAVTTQLEFHTNVYKLPLRDPLLTAKQVASIAVMSDNRFAFGVGLSWIPEEFRFTHTEMRTRGARTDEAIEIIKAVCAGKGPEWVEYHGRHYDFDRLMISPAPTRPVRIFVGGHSEPALARTARIGDGWISVNTSPNKIIAACERLAALRAEYGRDDEPFEIIAGPVGDVSRDDYRRLEEAGVTECQAAPWWQYGVPLDDRAGMIDAARRFADEVIATY
- a CDS encoding DUF4184 family protein — encoded protein: MPLTYLAHQVPVFALKLGRPRWFDGTALALGSMAPDWSYALEGSRFAVDFHGPVNVLRAVPVAVVAAIVLRRVAPTVAGYLPSLPSLPLRRLGAIGSRRPPLLMTVVSALIGALTHVFWDSFTHAGRWGARTVPWLRETHDVLGYTATGAKLAQQSSTLLGAVLGLVLLGMLLRRLPEGGEPGPAPGRFWAAVAAGTLAGAVWGYDAGTFVAGAVIRCSLGIAAGVVLGALIAQRGRVRSAVH
- a CDS encoding TetR/AcrR family transcriptional regulator, encoding MPNVPTRWAGVPAAGRKAERRAMLVQAGFRLFGEDGEGALTVRAVCRSAELHTRYFYESFADTGELLAAVYDEQAAALGDVLAGALADAGPGTEARTRAGIRSVLQFISDDPRRGRVLFAVAESLAARRRAAETSLLEGLIAMSGVHSPSLPVLVAATMFTGAMTELAQQWADGLLGTDLDAVVDSAVDLALALARRPLDV
- a CDS encoding helix-turn-helix domain-containing protein, which codes for MPIVVRIDVELAKRKMSVGEFAERVGLTPANVAVLKNGRAKAVRFSTLEAMCRVLGCQPGDLLEWVEDGEEAL
- a CDS encoding oxygenase MpaB family protein; this translates as MGNLVAERFERSFDADIRSKFFRGMEFREPEGDPGWFGPDSAVWYVHSHLPTLILGLVAAAYIEGLDPSISWMGYDHSRLVERVDGVPTGNVDPEGAAVRLGHSVAFFIGTAYGTTRTAENLARTVRAMHHTVKGVRPDGLPYDADDPDWLRWNYATVVWGLATAHERYHRTPLRGDDLERYYREFVRVGEALGGTDLPATKGEVAECLESYLPRLAVTPIKAFGTGPNLRDSKVPPWQPGSAFMDWAARDMLPRWAQKLALYQPPNRVTLRARRSALWLAVNGLHRATGPLPEFRAAQARVAGGTTAPVAVTAPTGPDPALTRAEVEAATLADPAAPTAARPEGAVPTAARLEAAVPVEPAAQPERAAAQA